From Juglans regia cultivar Chandler chromosome 6, Walnut 2.0, whole genome shotgun sequence, the proteins below share one genomic window:
- the LOC108989517 gene encoding autophagy-related protein 18b isoform X1, with amino-acid sequence MANQSSSSSSSSYPILCASFNQDASHFVIGTREGFKVFDSNTGRLCYERAIGAFIVVEMLFTSSLLAIVGAGEQPSLSPRRLCLFNITTGTALRELNFLTSILAVRMNKERLIVILQDKTYVYDINKVKILDAIDTVPNLKGLCGFSPSLDGCFLALPASITKGSVLLYNVMELQSHCEIDAHRAPLAAIVLCSNGMYIATASEQGTIIRVHLVSDATKSYSFRRGTYPSTIFSLSFAPSMQIPDILVATSSSGSLHVFSLGFALNQRSRKFLGSIIPDSITDALDPAHRHVLHSAVTAGVKSNAVIRKVDKVADASTPGIASCKATISIITYNGYFQEYSFRLNYQNEPLWTLEHEFNLLSPVSDNASS; translated from the exons ATGGCCAATCagtcctcctcctcttcctcctcctcctaccCAATTCTCTGCGCTTCCTTCAATCAGGACGCCAG TCACTTTGTGATAGGCACAAGGGAAGGTTTTAAAGTATTTGATTCGAATACAGGGAGGCTTTGTTACGAGCGAG CTATTGGAGCCTTCATTGTTGTCGAAATGCTGTTTACCTCCAGTCTTCTTGCGATTGTTGGAGCTGGTGAACAG CCATCTTTATCACCCCGTCGTCTTTGTTTGTTCAATATAACAACTGGAACTGCTCTCCgagaattgaattttttaacttcaatACTTGCTGTTCGCATGAATAAGGAAAG GCTCATTGTCATTTTACAAGATAAAACGTATGTGTATGacataaataaagtaaaaatattggaCGCTATTGATACGGTGCCAAATCTAAAAG GGCTCTGTGGGTTCTCTCCCAGTTTAGATGGTTGCTTCTTAGCTCTTCCTGCCAGCATCACCAAAGGGTCTGTGTTGTTGTACAATGTCATGGAGCTCCAATCACATTGTGAG ATAGATGCTCATCGTGCACCTCTGGCTGCAATTGTCCTATGTTCCAATGGGATGTACATAGCAACTGCTTCTGAACAGGGAACCATAATCAGAGTCCATTTGGTTTCTGATGCAACTAAG TCATATAGTTTTCGAAGGGGGACATACCCATCAACAATATTTTCCTTGTCATTTGCACCATCTATGCAAATTCCAGATATTCTTGTGGCCACAAGTTCGTCAGGTTCTCTTCATGTTTTCTCTTTGGGGTTTGCTTTAAATCAAAG AAGCAGGAAATTTCTTGGATCAATAATTCCCGACTCCATTACTGATGCACTGGATCCAGCTCACCGTCATGTACTTCATAGTGCTGTTACAGCAGGAGTCAAAAG CAATGCAGTGATTCGCAAAGTTGACAAGGTTGCCGATGCATCTACACCTGGAATTGCATCTTGCAA GGCCACGATATCTATAATAACCTACAATGGGTACTTCCAGGAATACAGCTTTAGGCTGAACTATCAGAATGAGCCTTTGTGGACTTTGGAGCATGAATTTAATCTTTTATCACCAGTCTCAGATAATGCCAGCTCGTGA
- the LOC108989517 gene encoding autophagy-related protein 18b isoform X2 has translation MANQSSSSSSSSYPILCASFNQDASHFVIGTREGFKVFDSNTGRLCYERAIGAFIVVEMLFTSSLLAIVGAGEQPSLSPRRLCLFNITTGTALRELNFLTSILAVRMNKERLIVILQDKTYVYDINKVKILDAIDTVPNLKGLCGFSPSLDGCFLALPASITKGSVLLYNVMELQSHYAHRAPLAAIVLCSNGMYIATASEQGTIIRVHLVSDATKSYSFRRGTYPSTIFSLSFAPSMQIPDILVATSSSGSLHVFSLGFALNQRSRKFLGSIIPDSITDALDPAHRHVLHSAVTAGVKSNAVIRKVDKVADASTPGIASCKATISIITYNGYFQEYSFRLNYQNEPLWTLEHEFNLLSPVSDNASS, from the exons ATGGCCAATCagtcctcctcctcttcctcctcctcctaccCAATTCTCTGCGCTTCCTTCAATCAGGACGCCAG TCACTTTGTGATAGGCACAAGGGAAGGTTTTAAAGTATTTGATTCGAATACAGGGAGGCTTTGTTACGAGCGAG CTATTGGAGCCTTCATTGTTGTCGAAATGCTGTTTACCTCCAGTCTTCTTGCGATTGTTGGAGCTGGTGAACAG CCATCTTTATCACCCCGTCGTCTTTGTTTGTTCAATATAACAACTGGAACTGCTCTCCgagaattgaattttttaacttcaatACTTGCTGTTCGCATGAATAAGGAAAG GCTCATTGTCATTTTACAAGATAAAACGTATGTGTATGacataaataaagtaaaaatattggaCGCTATTGATACGGTGCCAAATCTAAAAG GGCTCTGTGGGTTCTCTCCCAGTTTAGATGGTTGCTTCTTAGCTCTTCCTGCCAGCATCACCAAAGGGTCTGTGTTGTTGTACAATGTCATGGAGCTCCAATCACATT ATGCTCATCGTGCACCTCTGGCTGCAATTGTCCTATGTTCCAATGGGATGTACATAGCAACTGCTTCTGAACAGGGAACCATAATCAGAGTCCATTTGGTTTCTGATGCAACTAAG TCATATAGTTTTCGAAGGGGGACATACCCATCAACAATATTTTCCTTGTCATTTGCACCATCTATGCAAATTCCAGATATTCTTGTGGCCACAAGTTCGTCAGGTTCTCTTCATGTTTTCTCTTTGGGGTTTGCTTTAAATCAAAG AAGCAGGAAATTTCTTGGATCAATAATTCCCGACTCCATTACTGATGCACTGGATCCAGCTCACCGTCATGTACTTCATAGTGCTGTTACAGCAGGAGTCAAAAG CAATGCAGTGATTCGCAAAGTTGACAAGGTTGCCGATGCATCTACACCTGGAATTGCATCTTGCAA GGCCACGATATCTATAATAACCTACAATGGGTACTTCCAGGAATACAGCTTTAGGCTGAACTATCAGAATGAGCCTTTGTGGACTTTGGAGCATGAATTTAATCTTTTATCACCAGTCTCAGATAATGCCAGCTCGTGA
- the LOC108989507 gene encoding F-box/LRR-repeat protein At3g03360-like: MEQELDRISALPEPILQHILSFIPFKQIAQSSIVSKTWNMAWTSFPFLKFDRELFHDTEPKQQRIKELYNSVERIVLNRHRQELYIQKFELYISLQTLHRQGFLALVNSCIGYVLELNVKELNLYTESGYSPHYNLHQSVLVSKSITKLCLYGCNLKLINSGDINFPNLKKLVFDTIPVKDQIIQNLVDGCPVVEDMRFSACHGLESIKLSGIPKLMALELGFNRNLKTVVLQASRLQSLIIKSSLSFPEPWQIFNIVTCKNLKKLLLFSTNAVTDRWLHKLLSELLLVEELCLLRCFMLERIKISGHCMKSLSFHRCQNLVEVDIDTPNLENLSYNGQIISFSLKALKVLKVCLTFVGSFPETASHDKMIEFLRKLSDPISLTLDISTAKDAIIPKELRQTLPSPSYNVNSPIKKPIYKVENTNCCKLLPFPCWRHCLKTVQIIESLRGSADKKSLKKYFYKNAEILKRFQYVSGPPLPKG; encoded by the exons ATGGAGCAGGAACTCGACAGAATATCCGCATTGCCGGAACCTATTCTGCAGCACATTCTCTCATTCATTCCTTTTAAGCAAATAGCTCAATCTAGTATAGTGTCCAAGACATGGAACATGGCCTGGACTTCATTCCCATTTCTGAAATTTGACAGAGAATTGTTTCATGACACAGAACCCAAGCAACAGAGAATCAAGGAATTATATAATTCTGTTGAGAGAATTGTACTCAACCGCCATAGACAGGAGCTATATATACAAAAGTTTGAACTTTACATATCCTTACAAACCTTACATCGACAAGGATTCTTGGCTCTTGTGAACAGTTGCATTGGCTATGTACTTGAGCTTAATGTCAAAGAGTTGAACCTCTATACTGAATCAGGGTATTCTCCTCACTATAACTTGCACCAGAGTGTTTTAGTTTCAAAATCCATAACCAAATTGTGTTTATATGGGTGCAACTTGAAGTTAATTAATTCTGGAGATATCAACTTTCccaatttgaaaaagttggtaTTTGACACAATTCCTGTAAAGGATCAAATAATCCAGAATCTAGTTGATGGTTGTCCTGTGGTGGAAGACATGAGATTTTCAGCTTGTCATGGTTTAGAAAGCATCAAACTCTCTGGGATTCCTAAACTCATGGCCCTTGAGCTAGGATTCAATCGTAATCTTAAGACTGTTGTTCTTCAAGCATCAAGACTTCAATCTTTGATAATCAAGAGCAGTCTTAGCTTTCCTGAGCCATGGCAGATCTTCAACATAGTGACTTGCAAAAATCTAAAGAAGTTACTGTTATTTTCAACAAATGCTGTAACAGATAGGTGGTTGCATAAACTTCTTTCTGAACTTCTACTGGTTGAAGAACTATGCCTACTTCGTTGCTTCATGTTGGAAAGGATTAAGATTTCAGGTCATTGTATGAAGAGCTTGTCTTTTCACCGCTGCCAGAATCTTGTTGAAGTTGACATTGACACTCCTAATTTAGAAAATCTTTCCTATAATGGCCAgattatatcattttctttgaaggcTTTGAAAGTATTGAAAGTTTGCCTTACTTTTGTTGGTTCATTCCCCGAGACAGCCTCGCATGATAAAATGATCGAGTTCCTCAGAAAATTAAGTGATCCAATATCATTGACATTGGATATTAGCACTGCCAAG GATGCAATTATTCCAAAAGAACTGAGGCAAACCCTACCTTCTCCATCATATAATGTCAA TTCTCCTATAAAAAAGCCTATTTATAAGGTGGAGAATACCAACTGTTGCAAACTTCTACCATTTCCATGTTGGCGGCATTGCCTGAAGACTGTCCAGATCATTGAAAGCTTAAGAGGATCTGCAGATAAAAAGAGTCTAAAGAAATATTTCTATAAGAATGCAGAAATCTTGAAGAGATTTCAATATGTTAGTGGACCTCCATTACCTAAAGGCTAG
- the LOC108989516 gene encoding serine/threonine-protein kinase STY13-like: MLEGGPKFTGIIGLNKHDNNYDDFSQGFYHKLGEGSNMSIDSSGSLQTSNGGGSVAMSIDNSSVGSNGSHTRILNHQGLRRRATDNHSVALSVNRRGRVTHALSDDALAQALMDSNSPTLGLENFDEWTIDLRKLNMGAPFAQGAFGKLYRGTYNGEDVAIKILERPENNPEKAQLMEQQFQQEVMMLATLKHLNIVRFIGGCRKPMVWCIVTEYAKGGSVRQFLTKRHNRAVPLKLAVKQALDVARGMAYVHGLGLIHRDLKSDNLLINADKSIKIADFGVARIEVQTEGMTPETGTYRWMAPEMIQHRPYTQKVDVYSFGIVLWELITGLLPFQNMTAVQAAFAVVNKGVRPVIPNDCLPILSEIMTRCWDANPDVRPPFTEVVRMLENAENEIMTTVRKARFRCCMVQPMTAD; encoded by the exons ATGTTGGAAGGTGGTCCAAAATTCACTGGAATAATAGGCCTGAACAAGCATGACAATAACTACGATGATTTTTCGCAAGGATTTTACCATAAACTTGGTGAGGGTTCCAACATGTCCATTGACAGTTCTGGAAGCCTGCAAACAAGCAACGGTGGAGGCTCTGTTGCTATGTCTATAGATAACAGCAGTGTAGGTTCAAATGGCTCCCACACTCGCATTTTAAACCACCAAGGGTTACGGCGGCGTGCTACTGACAATCATTCTGTTGCATTAAGTGTTAATCGAAGAGGAAGAGTAACACATGCATTGAGTGATGATGCACTGGCCCAAGCATTAATGGATAGCAATTCCCCTACTTTGGGGCTTGAGAACTTTGATGAGTGGACTATTGATTTAAGGAAGCTCAACATGGGAGCACCTTTTGCTCAAGGGGCTTTTGGTAAACTCTACAGAGGTACTTATAATGGTGAGGATGTTGCTATCAAGATCTTGGAGAGGCCAGAAAATAATCCAGAAAAGGCTCAGTTGATGGAGCAACAATTTCAGCAAGAGGTTATGATGCTGGCCACATTGAAGCATCTAAATATAGTTCGATTTATTGGTGGCTGTAGGAAAcccatggtatggtgtattgtgACAGAGTATGCAAAAGGGGGTTCTGTCCGGCAGTTTTTGACGAAGCGACATAATCGAGCTGTTCCATTGAAACTGGCAGTCAAACAGGCCTTGGATGTTGCAAGGGGGATGGCATATGTGCATGGGCTTGGATTGATTCACAGGGATTTGAAATCTGACAATCTGTTGATTAATGCAGATAAATCCATTAAGATTGCAGATTTTGGAGTTGCCCGGATTGAGGTGCAGACTGAAGGAATGACACCAGAGACAGGGACATACCGCTGGATGGCTCC GGAGATGATCCAGCATAGGCCTTACACACAGAAAGTAGATGTCTATAGCTTTGGGATTGTTCTCTGGGAACTCATAACTGGACTGCTTCCGTTCCAGAACATGACGGCAGTTCAGGCAGCATTTGCAGTTGTCAACAAAGGTGTCCGACCGGTCATCCCAAATGACTGCTTACCCATTCTAAGTGAGATCATGACTAGATGCTGGGATGCCAACCCCGATGTCAGGCCACCCTTCACCGAAGTTGTCAGGATGCTTGAAAATGCGGAGAATGAGATCATGACAACAGTCCGCAAGGCCCGTTTTAGGTGTTGTATGGTCCAACCAATGACTGCAGATTGA